The Sesamum indicum cultivar Zhongzhi No. 13 unplaced genomic scaffold, S_indicum_v1.0 scaffold00120, whole genome shotgun sequence DNA window GGTAGTTTTGCAGACATTATTCTTAAGTATGTGCTAATAAAGATGGGGTTAGATCATGTAAAGTTAAAACAGTTACGAATCCCACTGGTCGGATTCGGCGGAAGTGAGGTCGGATCTTTGGGAACCATGGAATTGCCCGTGTCCATAAGGGAGAAACCTAAGCAAAAAATGCTGATGGCAAAGTTTCTTGTTGTCGACATTCCTTTTGCATATAATGTTATATTAGGGAGATCGGGACTTATTTCTTTTAGAGCAATAGTGTCAACATatcatttgaaaatgaagtttCCCACTAGAAATGGAATAGGAGAGGTCGCATGCGATCAGGTGGAAGCGAAAAGGTGTTAAGACCCATCTTTGAAGAAGAGGGTGGAAAGAGTCGAGCCTGAAGACATAaatgagaagaagagaaagttAGATGATTCAAGTGAGTTTGGGTTgcagaagaagaaattagtGAGAATTGAGCCCGTTGATCAACACAAAGAAGTAGAACTGGTACAAGGTAATTCCACAAAGACAACTAGAATAGGGCCACGCATGGGCGAAAACCTAGAAACAATGATGATTGCGTTCTTGAAGAATAATACGGATATGTTTGCATGTAGTCCATCTAATTTTAAAGGAATAAACCCGGAGATGATCGTGTATCGGTTAAATATTGATTCAACAGTGCGACCTGTTCtacagaaaaagaagagatcGTTTGGGTTGGAAAAGAACCGCATCATTGAGGAAGAGAATGACATGTTGCTTAAGGCTGGGTACATTTCTGAAATCCAATACCCTAAATGATTGTCAAATATGGTGGTATGCCAAAAGCATCAGGGAAGTGGCGGACGTGTACAGATTTTACTGATTTAAATAAAGCCTGCCCGAAAGACCCTTACTCGTTaccaataattgatttattggtAGACTCCACAGCTGGATATGAGTTTTTGTCCATGATGAATGCTTACCAAAGATACCACCAAATTTTTATGGCTAAGGAGGATCGAGATAAGACGTCATTTGTGACTGATGGTGATATTTTCTGTTAAAATGTAATGCCTTTT harbors:
- the LOC105179079 gene encoding uncharacterized protein LOC105179079, whose product is MGERIGSDDDPMVIKMDIANFMVHKMLVDNGSFADIILKYVLIKMGLDHVKLKQLRIPLVGFGGSEVGSLGTMELPVSIREKPKQKMLMAKFLVVDIPFAYNVILGRSGLISFRAIVSTYHLKMKFPTRNGIGEVACDQKKKLVRIEPVDQHKEVELVQGNSTKTTRIGPRMGENLETMMIAFLKNNTDMFACSPSNFKGINPEMIVYRLNIDSTVRPVLQKKKRSFGLEKNRIIEEENDMLLKAGYISEIQYPK